In the genome of Candidatus Schekmanbacteria bacterium, one region contains:
- a CDS encoding TldD/PmbA family protein: MEVSMKKSSQKKLISFFLIIISFFLAGWFQGTETKKPEKIIKIMEDELNRSMKKLKLPDFQPPYFISYLMRESQLFSVSAKYGAIFSKNKRNVRSIYCETRVGNYKFDSSSVSGSPFGFSKDYSLAGMYGFSSAPIDDDERAIRTSLWLLTDSKYKRALSSYLKKKSEKIFKVDKEEEELDDFSREESDIFISKKEKLEYDEKKIIKTLRYISSIFNEYPEITNSGVEAEGRVLSKYFVNSEGQKFFTSYPLYMSSINATLITEDGEALSNQDVFYDIDPDSVVDKQRLEKRVRKLISELKALSKAEKMDPYAGPAILSPKVTGVFFHEAIGHRLEGERQRTDEEGQTFKGKVGKKIIPEFLTVEDDPTLKYFNGVHLNGFYEYDDEGVKAQKVELIKDGVLKNFLLSRTPIKGFNKSNGHGRASGQRKPMGRMANLIIKSSKEYSADELKRMLIEEAKKRGKKFGLIIRDIEGGGETSTSRRSFQAFRSTPKLVYKVDVETGEETLVRGVEIVGTPLISINRIIATGKDYEVFNGYCGAESGSVPVSTVAPSVLIEEIELQRKPLKKTRPPILEKPQIEINQ; this comes from the coding sequence ATGGAGGTAAGTATGAAGAAAAGTTCACAAAAGAAATTAATTTCTTTTTTTCTAATAATTATATCATTTTTTTTGGCAGGTTGGTTTCAAGGGACTGAGACCAAAAAACCTGAAAAGATTATAAAAATAATGGAAGATGAATTGAACCGTTCAATGAAAAAACTGAAACTTCCTGATTTTCAGCCGCCTTATTTTATAAGTTATCTTATGAGAGAATCACAGCTATTTTCAGTATCTGCAAAATACGGAGCAATATTTTCAAAAAACAAACGCAATGTGAGGTCCATATATTGTGAAACAAGGGTAGGAAATTATAAATTTGACAGTTCGTCTGTAAGCGGCTCACCTTTTGGATTTTCGAAAGATTATTCTTTGGCAGGAATGTATGGTTTCTCTTCTGCGCCAATAGATGATGACGAAAGAGCCATTCGTACTTCACTCTGGCTTTTAACTGACAGTAAATACAAAAGAGCTTTGTCTTCTTACCTCAAAAAGAAGAGCGAAAAGATCTTTAAAGTAGATAAAGAAGAAGAGGAACTTGATGATTTTTCCCGGGAAGAATCAGATATTTTTATTTCGAAAAAAGAGAAGTTGGAATATGACGAAAAGAAGATAATAAAGACCCTGAGATATATAAGCTCAATATTTAATGAATATCCTGAGATAACCAACAGCGGTGTTGAGGCAGAAGGGAGGGTTTTATCGAAGTACTTTGTAAATTCTGAAGGGCAAAAGTTTTTTACTTCATATCCTCTTTATATGTCGAGCATCAATGCAACTTTGATTACTGAAGATGGTGAAGCGCTATCAAATCAGGATGTCTTCTATGATATCGATCCGGATAGTGTCGTTGACAAACAAAGATTGGAAAAAAGAGTAAGGAAATTGATAAGTGAACTCAAAGCACTTAGCAAGGCAGAAAAAATGGACCCTTATGCAGGACCTGCAATTTTGTCTCCAAAAGTAACAGGTGTATTTTTCCATGAAGCTATTGGCCATAGACTTGAAGGCGAAAGACAAAGGACCGATGAAGAAGGACAAACATTCAAGGGAAAAGTTGGGAAAAAAATAATACCTGAATTTCTGACTGTAGAAGATGACCCAACTCTGAAATATTTTAATGGAGTTCATCTCAATGGTTTTTATGAATATGATGATGAAGGAGTGAAAGCGCAAAAGGTGGAACTGATAAAGGACGGTGTTTTGAAAAATTTTCTGCTTTCAAGGACTCCCATAAAAGGATTCAACAAATCTAATGGACATGGGAGAGCCAGCGGACAAAGAAAACCGATGGGGAGGATGGCTAATCTCATTATCAAATCATCGAAAGAATATTCTGCCGATGAATTGAAAAGAATGCTGATCGAGGAAGCTAAAAAAAGAGGGAAAAAATTCGGCTTGATTATAAGAGATATCGAAGGAGGAGGGGAAACTTCCACAAGCAGAAGGTCCTTTCAAGCATTCAGAAGCACACCCAAACTTGTTTATAAGGTCGATGTAGAGACTGGAGAAGAAACATTGGTAAGAGGAGTAGAAATTGTCGGTACTCCCCTAATCAGCATAAACAGAATCATTGCCACAGGCAAAGATTATGAAGTATTCAATGGATATTGCGGTGCTGAATCAGGTTCGGTACCTGTTTCAACAGTTGCTCCCAGTGTATTGATAGAAGAGATTGAGCTTCAAAGGAAACCATTGAAGAAGACAAGACCGCCAATTCTTGAAAAGCCGCAAATTGAAATTAACCAATAG
- a CDS encoding DUF3343 domain-containing protein, which yields MRKTSILVFETTHMTLKAEQILKDNKLSNMIVPKPKGVKSRCGVALKVYNKDLSKIESLLANHNLTYKAIG from the coding sequence GTGAGAAAAACATCTATTCTGGTTTTTGAAACTACACATATGACTCTGAAAGCAGAACAAATATTAAAGGATAATAAATTATCAAATATGATTGTGCCAAAGCCAAAAGGCGTCAAATCAAGATGCGGCGTTGCATTGAAGGTTTACAATAAAGACCTCTCAAAAATAGAATCACTGCTTGCAAATCATAACCTTACATATAAAGCTATTGGTTAA
- a CDS encoding acetyl-CoA hydrolase/transferase family protein: MDWPVIYRQKITTPEKAVSLIESNSRIIIGSGCAEPQVLVKALNVVAQDLKNVEIVSLLTMGIADYTDPKYEGSFRHNAFFVGANVREAVNSGRAEFTPIFLSEIPRLFKKGILPIDVALIQVSPPDSHGFCSFGVSVDIIKPAAENAKIIIAEVNERMPRTLGNSFIHVSKLDAIVESSAPLLTLPNHKMDDISSKIGENVAELIEDGSTLQMGIGAIPNATLANLKNKKDLGVHTEMFSDGVIELVELGVINNEKKTIHPGKIVSSFLMGSEELYRFVDNNPIIELHPSDYTNDPFIISQNEKMVAINSAIQIDITGQVCADSMGTLQFSGIGGQVDFIRGAARSENGKPIIALPSTAKGGKVSRIVPKLDPGAGVVTSRGDVHWVVTEYGAVNLHGKSMKERAKALISIAHPDFREDLEKEAKERKFW, encoded by the coding sequence ATGGACTGGCCAGTAATCTATAGACAAAAAATAACGACACCGGAAAAAGCGGTTAGTTTGATTGAATCAAATAGTAGAATAATCATAGGTTCAGGATGCGCTGAACCGCAGGTGCTTGTAAAGGCTTTGAATGTTGTTGCTCAGGATTTAAAAAATGTTGAAATAGTAAGTCTATTGACTATGGGTATAGCAGATTATACGGACCCAAAATATGAAGGTTCTTTTAGACATAATGCTTTTTTCGTTGGGGCAAATGTTAGAGAAGCTGTTAATTCCGGAAGGGCTGAATTTACTCCCATTTTTCTCTCGGAAATTCCTCGACTTTTCAAAAAGGGAATACTTCCAATCGATGTAGCATTGATTCAGGTGTCTCCGCCTGATTCTCACGGATTTTGTTCATTCGGTGTATCTGTTGACATAATAAAACCTGCAGCAGAAAACGCAAAAATAATTATTGCTGAAGTAAATGAAAGAATGCCGCGAACTCTTGGCAACAGTTTCATCCATGTCAGTAAACTCGATGCAATTGTTGAGTCGTCAGCACCCCTTTTGACACTTCCAAATCATAAAATGGATGATATAAGCAGTAAAATTGGTGAAAATGTTGCTGAACTTATTGAAGACGGTTCTACTCTTCAAATGGGGATCGGAGCAATTCCAAATGCAACACTTGCAAATCTCAAAAATAAGAAAGATCTCGGTGTCCATACTGAGATGTTTTCTGACGGTGTTATTGAACTTGTGGAATTAGGAGTTATCAATAATGAGAAGAAGACAATACATCCCGGCAAGATTGTATCGAGCTTCCTGATGGGCAGCGAAGAACTTTACAGATTCGTTGACAATAATCCTATAATTGAGCTTCATCCCTCTGATTATACAAATGACCCTTTCATCATTTCACAAAATGAAAAGATGGTAGCAATAAATTCTGCAATTCAAATCGATATTACAGGACAAGTTTGTGCAGATAGTATGGGCACTCTCCAATTCAGCGGTATAGGGGGACAGGTGGATTTTATAAGAGGTGCCGCCCGCTCTGAAAATGGCAAACCAATAATTGCATTACCATCAACCGCTAAAGGAGGCAAAGTTTCAAGAATTGTTCCTAAGCTCGATCCGGGCGCAGGTGTTGTCACATCGCGCGGGGATGTCCACTGGGTGGTAACTGAATACGGAGCAGTCAATCTTCATGGGAAAAGTATGAAAGAAAGAGCAAAGGCATTGATAAGTATTGCACATCCTGATTTCCGTGAAGATTTGGAAAAGGAGGCAAAGGAGCGGAAATTCTGGTAA